The DNA region atataagttcaaatcagcTCATTCGTCACAtatgctttctctctctaaaattttcaGATCTTCAAAAGCATTCTAATTTCCGATCATCACTGTTCTTCATCCTTTCTTCTCAAAATCTACCATGGCTCTAGGCAAAGCacccttccaatggatgttgcaggtcgatttcgcagatattgatgAACACGTTGGAGATAAAAACAAAGTTGTTCTTCAATCACTAAGAAATTCAGGGTAGGAGGAGTTCTTATCTGGACCATTCATCGTATATCCGACGGCGGTAATGAAGTTTCTGGAGACGGTGACGCTAACAAAGAGGAAGGTCTCCGCCACCGTCAACGGCAAGGAAATTCTGATCACCGAGGAGTTATTTTCTAAAGCCCTAGGTTTGCCCAACACCGGTTTGGATCTCAAAACCGACCTAACCGATGCAGAATCTAATGCTCtccggttggtgatatcggctaaagatcaggatctggtgattcactcaagccggaagaacaagcTGAAACCGGAGTTCAAGTGGCTGCTGAACATCATCGCTCGTTCAattcagggaagaggaggtaacttcgataacctgatgaaacttaaactcaaaatgatgatggccattgtccgcggtgacaaggtagATTGGGGAGCCGTCATCTTCGAAGAATTCTGTGAGATGGTGAttcagaaggatggccgggttcaggccttcgcaatgcagatTGTCAAGATTCTCAAGTTTCTCAAGTTAGatcttggtgaaggtgaaccgctcccacctAACAATATTCTCAACTCCGAGTCGATGATTGAAAAGCCCGATAAAGCGGTTAATCCGAAGTCTTCCAGAACGAAGTCTTCCAAGGGAACCAGTtcttccgctccggctgaagaatGTTCAAAACAAAAGAAACCGAAGAGAAAGGCGGTTGAAACCGAAGCCGCACAAGAAACGAAGGGGAGGAAGAAGTCTTCCGCAAAGAAGAGCTCCAGCAagccggcggactccgagaaaaccctttcctcggataatccaccagagAGAACCGGAGACGTTTTTCAACCCATCCCCATTAACACCGTTCATCCTATTCCTGTTCACTCTCactcaccaaggcaaaccgaaccctcgggAAGCCACAAAACCGAGTCAGCATCAAAGGAGGAAGTAGAGGTTAGTATcaactctgaaaactccaagtccccaAGCAAAAGGATCGAAGAGGTAATAGCCGACGTAGGCTTAAATACCTCTGAAGCTATTGAGGACATAGTCCAAAACATTGCaagggaaaccgaagacgatgtgtcaagtcgtcgtaagtcagttgatcaggttgagatacccgatcaaagtgaagttcaaccggtcgaagaaacggccaaaaccgcAAACATTACTCCTCCTGCTCAGGAGGGTAGCTCTAAAGAACAGGAACCATCTAGTTCCGCAGGGAACAAGTCAGCTCCAGATGTCACAACaaaccaatcggctcaagatgggaCAACCGATTCGGCATTCATACCTGAAGGGTCAGTTCAAGTTACCAAAGGAAAAGAGGTCCTTGTTGAAAATTCGACGGTGACGGGAAAAGGTACTCTACAAACCGGCCCCAACCAGAAATCTTAATCGGGGACACGGCCACTCTCTCAGCAGAATAAGAGGAAGAATTGTTCGAGGGACTCATCAGGGATATGAACAAAAGTACCAGTGATGTGATATCACCATACCTCCTATGGGTACAGCTTCGTTGTGAGACAAAGCTGTCGGATATGGTTCTAGGGGTGAGCGGCAACAAACATTGggataaactcataaaattagaagaaatgGCCCTCAAGCTGGCACACACCAATCTTATTCAACCCATCTTCAGCAAAACCGCGGTAATTCGCGAATACGCTCGGTTACAAGCAGTTGAGGACGCATTAAAGGAAGTGGAAGGAGCAACGCTAACTCCGATTGAAATGAAAATGTCTGAACGGTTTCATCCGGTGCGGGAAAAGCTCCTGCAAAGCCTTGACCATCTTGATGCACAATGGAGAAACGGCTGCCGACACCAACTTAGCAATGCCGACCTATATAAGAGTAAGCCCTTCTTTGTTGCCGGGGAGACGTCTAGAACAGCGGAAAACCGGGAACGAGATCCTCCTCAAAATGCTAGGGCTCCGGAACTTGATCAAATGAAGCAGGCGGTGATTGATACCATTGAGTCATGTCTTGGAAATTACAACAATAcaaccgatgagaggattgcagCGGCTGAAGCAAATATGTCAAACACTATACGGGGATCTGTTCAAACCGAAATAGCCAACACCGTTCAAACATCTATCAAATCCATGATAGATGAGGCTGTGCAAACCTCCGTAAAATCCTTGATAGCAGAGTCCATCCAAACTGCAACCGCTCCTCTGGTAGATATGTTGCAGGCCATGGCtattcaaattggggagttgtcCAAACTCCAAATAAGCAAGACTCAAGAGCAAATCGAGTCTGATGCCGAAACCGCTAAGAGGCTGCAAGacgaagaaagggaaagggaacggttgCAGAAGGAAATTGAGGAGAAAGATCATGAGTTTGCCTAGaaatgcaacgaggaagaacaGGCAACTATCCAGGAACCCACACCGGCTCAACCGTCTCACGCAATGAAAACACGAAACAAGAAGAAAAGGAAGGCGGTTACGAAGGTAAtaaagcgggcagaacaaagcaGCCAAAGAGTAATAGTACCAGTCGGGCTGAACGTGCAACctgttgatgaagaagaagaagaagaagaggaagaagaagaggatatcGAAGAACTTAACCGGCGAAAGAAGAGGACAATTGAAAGgtcaaccgcaactccaagctccagaccAATTGTTGCTCAACCGCCTCGTCAACCAAAACCAGTCTGTATTgttttggattcggcaaaaagactcccggcatctcaagtgtgtgggccggatttcagattgacgctgaaagacgcGACAGAGAGTGGAAGgcaaaggaagaggaagaaaaaagGCGGCTTGAAAAAGAACTTGAAAAAGAACTTcaaaaggggggaccatccaagccttagtctctttttctttccttaaaaaaaaaacttatgttTAACTTTGTTTCAGAACTTAGTCGTTTTATCATACTTTTGAATTTATTAGTATCTACATACCTTCtgaaaaactcaaacacatgtttttgaaaattttcttcaaactgaaaataatcaaaaagggagaaatcgcTAAACAagttttcaaaccggccacacattacaagttttgaatatttattctaaatagtcaaaaagggagaaattgataagaaaaattaagaaagttaattttcaaatcggccacacattacaagttttgaatatttattctaaataatcaaaaaggagaaattgataagaaaaattaagtaaagttaatttttggaaccggctagaaaaactaaatagttgttaactttcatgtgcaggtgcaggccaaatcgtatgaaccggctggagcctcataaaccggttgctgaaatacttcaaaaaaaccagttccaagtgatcaagtcaaagattagaggaaccggtttctactctctcaagtgaccggccagcaaagacaaaagttcacgtaccagccggatcatattgcacaagagacaaaaccggaaactacaatttacaagagtgacgtaatagacgtgtctcgaagagataaaagaagataagatccgatcagaagcatgcgaggaaagcaatgatgatttgcTGATCCGAtattgacaacctgaggtgcatgCCCGACACGTGTTCAAATATGAAAACCGACTACGTCATCCTACACTCAGAGTTGTctgcatgattgccaagtgttgaggaaggtgaaacgtgcaagtaacctccctgcaccggcgtgataatgatcaaccaatccagaggagagaaaagaaaatgaccgttgggatctcaaggctataaaaggaagatgaatcGACCTCATTAATGGCATCTGAGCTACAATCACGAATCACATCTTTCTAAGAAAAAGCGACAAAGTACAAAAAtcctagagagataaacttttacgTTCCAAAgccggtgtgtcataaaccggaagctttctgtgtctTATTGTGTTgatttattgtattacatcaaagagtgagttggtgtaaccggcgagtagcgagttgggctcgaccgacagtgttgttgtaactttaaaagttagtggagatccttctcataacctgagaagaaggggtgacgtaggagggtttgctcagaacatccataaaaattttgTCTCGTGTCACTTCTTTCGTTTCGTTACTTACTCAAaacctcaaaccaaattaatcgtactccgtaaaccggtccactcatatctctaaaaccgactccttctaaacatcatctaagtcgcatacgttgcttcaaactgaaacagacatttccgcccttgaacccggttcaagagtctgtgacagtttgcgaagtgctgagaacggttacagtctctaaccggactatcaccaaagagtgttgtgtgttgtaagcggccacccttcctaaaaccggaaacaccctggtcctccaagggcgtccccgatcctaacaagtggtatcagatcaaggttcttagcactcaagcaaccgaagaagatgggaagcatgacccacatcgacaagccaccaatgctaaacagcgaagcgtttagcagttggaagaaacaaatgtatctacatctgattacgttagatgatgagatgagccgagtcctgaaagagggaccgatcaagatcaacaaggaggcagaccaatggtcaaatgaagatcgaagacggagtaacctggacaaccattgcatgaggcacatctacaaggctatagatgataacaccttgaacaaaatatcagactgtgatagtgcaaaggaagcctgggaaacgatcattcagatccatgagggaaacgaaagaacaaaggagaacaaaatcttggtggttacacagaaatatgaaaatatcaggatgaaaccgggggaaaacatgaaggaattcagcaaccggtttaccagtgtggtcaacgagcttcaaacactcggaaagaagtatgacaaccgagaagtaatcatcaaagccttaagaaCTTTCTCATCCACAATGCTTTCTTATAACCCTTAGTGATTAAGATATAATATGCCTCCATGGTAGATAAAGAAACACACTTCATCATCTTGGACTGTCAAGAGACAGCTCCTCCTATGaaacttattaaaaatcatGAATTCGACATTTTAGAATCAACGTCACTAGTCATATCCGAGTTTGTGTACCCAACTAGAATAAACTCATCACTACCAAAACCATAAGCACACACATTAGAAGTGCCTTTTAGATACTTTAGTATTCACTTGACACCTTTTCAATGTTATTTTCCAAGATTTGAGAGAAATTTTCTAACAACGCCAACTACATAAGCAAAGTTCGGCCTTGTGTAAACCATGTCGTAAATCAAGCACTCAACTATAGATGAGTAAGATAATGggtataaacaatattttcttaGAGACTACTATTAACTGCAAATTAATGCAAGTTAATACTCGGAGATGTAAGGAACGTTCTAGACATTCGCCTCAACTTAATTTCTACAGACAAACTCGACGATGATGGGTTCATAAATTATTTCGGTGAAGGTAAGTGGAAGCTCAACAAATGTTCACTTGTGATGGCTAAAAGAACGAAGATAAACATGTTCTATATAATTCATGCTAAATTGTACAAGAGATAGATtaacttaattcaaaaaaatgtgGATATTGatttgtggcacaagagactcgGTAACGTCAGTGAGAAAGGACTTTAAGCTCTCGCTAGAAAACAATTCTTTCCCAGTTTGCAAGGTACATCATTAAAAACTTGTGATATTTTTTAGCTAGACAAACACATAGAGTTGCATTTCATGCACTCTCTCCGCGTAGAAAATCAAATATTCTTGATTTGATTCATACTTGTATATGTTTGTTCTATTCAAGAAAAATATTTCGGCGTAGCATGTTATTTTGTAACCTTTATTAATGATCACTTTATATAGGTTTGGTTTTATGCTCTAAAAACTAAAGATCATGTTCTAGAGGTCTTTTAAAGATTTTCATGCTAcaaatgagagagaaatatgtaGAAAATTGTGATGCATGAGTCAGACAATGACAGACAATGACAGTGAATACAAGGGTTCATTTGAACAATATTGTAAAGATCACGACATAAGATTGAAGAAAACACCTTCAAAGACACCTCAACATGACGGTGTGGATGAAAGAATGAACCAAACGATTGAAGAATGAGTGTGATACATGTTATCTCATTTAAAGTTTTCCAAGTCCTTTTGGCAGACGCAATAAGAACCACAATTAACTTGATAAAACActctcttaaaataatattgaacaaTGACGTTCTAAATAGAGTTTGGACATTAAAACATGTCTCTCGCAAGAACATAAGTGTCTTGGTGGTAGGACGTTGATTCATATCGCAAAAGATGAAAGATAAAAGCTTGATGATAAGACAAAACAATGTGTCTTCATGGGGTACAGTCACAAAGAGTTCAGGTACAATTTATAGAATCCAGTGACGAAGAAGATCATGAAAAACAGAGATGTTGTGTGTCTTGAAGACCAAGTTAAATGTGATAGTAACAAGGTTGAAGAAGCGAGTTCTCTGCTGAAATTTATGTTAGATTGGATGCAGCTCCACCTGCCATTAGTTTTGATCATGGGGGAGACACTTAGGAAGGCGACGATGGTGGTATTAACGACGAAAAGCTAGTTGAACACATTGAGGAAAAAACTATACCGACACTAGTTAAAAAACTTTTGAAAAGATCTAATAGGGAGAGTAAACCCTTTTTCAGATATCCTTTCAATAAGTATTTATAGCTCACAGATGGAGGAGAACCAAAAAACAACCAAAATAATGACAAGAACGAGTGGTTGAGTGATTGGAATTCATGCAAAAGAGATACAATCCTTACATGTTAACCACATGTACTCCTTGGTAAAgttaccaaataaaaaaaattagtgggTGTATAGGTTGAAGACAGAAAATAATAGTTCACAACTTATGTATAAGGCTCGTTAGTTGTGAAGAGTTTTGGTCTAAAGAAAAAGATcgattttaaagaaatattttctctAGTGGTAAAAGAATTGCTCAATCTAAGTTGCATTAGGGTTGGCCGCATGCATAAACTTAGAGGTGGAACAACTTGACGCAAAACTATTtgatatcttgtcttgaaataacagaaatatatatttaaatgatgctacaaataaatgaatgaaatacaatattacaaagatCGAAATCACTAGAATACAATATTGATTCGAGGCTTGTGCTTAGCATATTTCCCTTAAAACTGTTCCATCGTCTCCCATTATGCTAGAGCTTATCGCAAATATTTGTCTCCcaaggtacaacgaatctagtagtgattcaacaTTGAAATTATTACGCATCGAATTTGACAAACTACCTGAATCGATCATCGGGTTTTAACAAAATATGACGAGTCAAAAACTCAAAGAACACTCGAATGAGTGAAAAATTGAATAACACTCGAttgagtgaagaactcgaagaacactaaTGAAAAGTTCCAACATGAGGGGATATTTATAGCTGGAAATTAAACtatcacaataaattcatttatcaatccaaCGGCTACCATTCACAGACTCTTGATATTTCAAGACTCTTGGCATTCAATTTTATCCATTGGCATTCGATCTTATCCACTAGCATTAAATTTAACTAgaaattcacatttgaatttggtatgaatttatatttatttagattaagttacatttaatttatttatccaaattcatattttcatttaattaatggaattagcttaaaatttcaacaaaaacttttttttcttcacggtgaattggaagaagaaatttatGTGGAGCAACCCTATGGATTCAAAGTCAGAGGTAAGGAATAACTTGTGTACAAGTTGAAAAGAGCTTGTATGGACTCAAGTAAACTTCGAGGCAGTGGTACAAGAATTTTGACTTGTTCATGATGAGTCATGGATATAACAAGACTATATTAGATCACTACATGTTGATAATGATCATGATGTTGCCAAGATTGACAAATTGAAAACTGAATTGTGTAAGTCTTTTACCATTAAAGACTTAAGGTTAGTAAAAGAAACATGGAATGAAGGTCTCATGTGACAAAAATCGGAAGTCTTggatatcttaaaaaatatacatcGAGAAAGTTCTTGAACAATTCAACATGAGTAAGGAGAAAGTAGTCAACTCTCTATTTGCGGGTCATTTCAAAATTTctataaatcaattttaaacaaatgagaAATAAGATGAGAAGATGAGAAAAACTCCTTACGCATCTACAATTGAGAGCTTGATGTACGATATGGTTTACACAAGGTCGAACATCGCTCACGTAGTTGGCGTTGTTAGCAAATTTCTCTCAAATACGGGAAAAGAGCATTGAGAATGAGTTAAGTGAATATTGAGGTATCCGAAAGTCAATTCAAATGTAAGTTTATGTTTTGGTAGTGATGAACTTATTTTAGTTGAGTATAAAAACTTAGATATAGTCACTATAGTTAATGACGTTGATTTTAAGAGTAATTCAGAATTTCTGATAACCTTTGCAAGATGAGCTGTCTATTGACAATCAAAGTTGTAAAAGTATATTTCTTTATCTACCATGAACACTAATGGTTGTAAGGAAGCATTGTGGATGagaaaattcttaaaagaaTTGAGTCtgtaataagaaaaatatagaaaaatacaCGTTGTATAGTGATAATTAGTGCGTTATTAATCTCTCAAAAAAATTTGCATTCCATTCGAGATCCAAGCATTTTAAATTAAAGCACCACTAATATCGAGATGTGCTAGAGATGAAATAATTGAACTTAGGAAATGTTCATACAAGTAAGAATGAATCTGATATGATGATCAAACCATTGTCGAATGAGAAGTTTGTCAGCGAAGAGAGGGCTAGTTGGGGAGTTTCTTGGATCCAGCTAATGTATGTGATGGGTGTTGGAGTGTCTGACTAATTGGGtttggattaataatatattatattagatatagtatatataatagataGTAAGGATTTCAAGAAAGTAATAAAGAtataatagaagagaaaaagaaagagatagaaaatataaacaaaagagGAGGGTTAGATATTCTTAGTTTCTACGAGACGATTGGGCAGTCGAACGGTATCGGTTTTGGCTCAAATCACATGGTAAATCTTTGCGGCGTT from Impatiens glandulifera chromosome 5, dImpGla2.1, whole genome shotgun sequence includes:
- the LOC124939033 gene encoding uncharacterized protein LOC124939033, with the protein product MAIVRGDKVDWGAVIFEEFCEMVIQKDGRVQAFAMQIVKILKFLKLDLGEGEPLPPNNILNSESMIEKPDKAVNPKSSRTKSSKGTSSSAPAEECSKQKKPKRKAVETEAAQETKGRKKSSAKKSSSKPADSEKTLSSDNPPERTGDVFQPIPINTVHPIPVHSHSPRQTEPSGSHKTESASKEEVEVSINSENSKSPSKRIEEEGSSKEQEPSSSAGNKSAPDVTTNQSAQDGTTDSAFIPEGSVQVTKGKEVLVENSTVTGKGTLQTGPNQKS